Genomic segment of Acidimicrobiia bacterium:
TCCGGTTCGGTCCGCGTCACGCTGCGAGCGATCCGCTGGACCGCCGTGTGATCTGGCCGTCGCTGGGCGAGGTCCTGGCAGGTTGACAGGTCGCGGGTAGCGAAGGGGTCAGGGCGGTTGCGGGTTGCGCCAGGCGTCCCAAGCCGGAGACGACGGATCAGTCCCGGCGTCGAAAAGACCCATCGTGTCGAAAGGGACCACGGCGAGTGGGTCCCACAGGAAGCTCCAGATGACGATCTCAGGTTCGACCGGTGCCAGCAGCTCGCGCATCCGACGGATGGCTTCCACCTGCTCGGCGGCATCGGCATCCCAGGATGTGTCTCATCATTGGATCGGATCTCGGCAGTACTCACCCATCCCCGGGCTCCCGGCTCAGTCAGGCATCGACCCGCAAGCGCCGATGGTTGTTTGGACGCGGGGCCGAGAGGGTAGAGCATTGGGGATCATCGATGAAAGGAGACACGCATGATCGTCCTTGGGGTCATTCTCATTGTCTTAGGAATACTGTTGAACATTGGCATCCTCTACACCATCGGTGCGGTGCTCGCCGTCGTCGGTGTCATATTGTGGCTTCTCGGTGCAATGGGTCGCCAGGTTGGCCCGAGAGGCCACTACTGGTAGATCGTTCCAAGACACAGGACCCGCCATTTCGTCGGCGGGTTCTGTCGCGCAGAAGAAGCAAGAGACTCCAAATACCCGAGAAGCCATGTTTGGGCCTCCTCGATTGCGGGTATGACATCAGTTGAAGCCCGAGGGGCTTTCGGAGAGTCGGGATCTCCCGGCTGAGACCTCGTAAACGAGCGAGGATATCCGTTGAACCTGAACCGGATCATGCCGGCGCAGGAATCGAGTTCCTCGGGCTTCTTTGACGCCATGACACGCTCCGAACGGAAAGGAGTCGGATATGCCGGTCCATCGCGGCAAGGACAAGGACGGCCCCTATTACCAGTGGGGGGACTCCGGAAAGAAGTACCACTACGAGTCGGGCAATCAGAAGAGTCGCGAGGCTGCAAAGGCCAAGGCCGACAAGCAGGGTCGAGCGATCAGAGCCAGCGGCTACGAAGGGTGACACGCAGGTCTGTCAGCTGATCCAGACATGTGCTTGAGTGACCGGTGAGCCACCACGAGTCCCCCGCGAGCACCCTACCGGTTGGAAAGGACGACACCTGCGTTAGCGAGCGCGAGGGCGAGCCCGACCGCAACAGCCAGCGCCCTTGCAAGCGTCCGTCGATCATCCATCGCCCGTCTGCTGTCCTCCACGACGAGGCTTGCTCGTGATGCGGAGTCCTCGTAGGCCTCGAACAAGCTGTCGCCTTCTTCCGCTTCGATACGCAGGGATTCGATGCGTGTCTCAACTTCTTCGAGCCGGTGCGTGATCTCGGCAAGCTCAGGCTCGAGTTGAGTGAGCCGAAGGTCGGGATCCGTCAACTGTGCCGCAAGATCCGCGAGCTCGTCATCGATCCGATCAAGCGACTCCGTCATGCCCGGCTCAGGTGTGAAGTCGATGCCTACGAACGACAGCGAGCCGAGAACCTGTTCCACCCTCGCGAGGGCAGAGCGCAGTTCGGGAAGAGGCGCTCGGATCGCGTCGATGCCGGACGGCACGGTTTGTGAAATTGTCACATCTGCGGAGATGAGAATCGACGATGTCGTCTTGATCGTGTTCCGCACATCTTCCGAGAGGAGAACGATCTCATCGAGCGTTGCAAGGGAGCGGTCGAGGGTATCGGACATGACAACGATGCTGTCGTCCACCGTGACGAGCACATCGGCCGTCACATCCAGCGACTCAGCCATAGTGTCGATGGCTGCATCGACGAGGAGCCAGGCCGCGACGGCGACGACGATTGACATCAAGAGCCCGATGGCTCCGAACCCGAGCGCGAGGCTCCCGCCGTCGGCGCGCGGCTGAATCGCGATCATGTGACTCGGAAGGTCCAGAGGTACGAGTCGGTGATGACAGCATCGACCCCTGCTGTTTCGTGTGTCACGAGTTGGGCTTCTGCGGTGTGCTCTCCGACACCGAGAATCACGATCGCGACACCGTCGTCGGTGTAACGGAGGAGACCGGCCGCGTCCACGCTGTTGGCCGTGACATCGACGCCGTCGATCAAGAGCCGTACGTCGTGGTCGGGATCGGTGAGCCGGTAGTGCACCGCGACACCGTCAGCGGCACTGATGTCGGCACCTGGGGCGGGTCGTACCTCGTCGATCCAAGATGGGAGTTGACCGCTATCGTCCGCGTCGATCTCGGTGTCACCAACGGTGGTGCAGGCGGTCAGCCCGACCAGGGCCAGAATGGCGCCGACGATGAGCATCACGGGGCGAAGGGGCATACGGAGTGGTTCGCGTTGGTGAAGTGCAGCGTTCATGGTTCGGTCTACCCGACGGAGCGGAATGTGAAACCCTGGCTCAAGGTTCTCTGTGGCACATGGCGCTCGAAACGATTGTCTTCTGTGGCGGTTGACCGTTACCGTATGGGTTCACCGGCGCCCGTAGCTCAATTTGGATAGAGCGTCTGACTACGGATCAGAAGGTTGGGGGTTCGAGTCCCTCCGGGCGTGCTGCGCGAAACCCCTGCGAGGTGACGCTCGCCGTCAAAGCACATCTGCCGCTCGCTGTCGCATTGGGCCATGCCTTCGCCCGACCGACTGGGTGCACCATCCGGCTCCACCGTCGGGATGGGGATGACTGGGTTGCATGCGCAGTTCACATGAGTGAGAACGATCTGATACGTGAGGAGGCTCTGAAGGGGCCAGTCCAGGCGCGAGTGGCGTCTCTCGAGGCCTCCATCAGTCGGGATGTGGAGGCGGGAGTGCTGGCGTTTGTCAGGCAGGGCAACCGGTATAGACACCGATTGACACTCAAGCCGGTGGGAGGCCCTTCGCGCAGTGCCGTCGATGGATCCGACACAGCGGACTCCTGGGCGCACCAGATCGGTGCGACGCTCGTGACGCTGGCGGATCGATCCGACATTGACCGGGCCGACCTCTTCCTGGCCGCGCCCGTGGAGGTGGCCGTCCTGGTTGGTTCTTGGACCAATGCGGTCGGCGAGGTGTTGCTCATGGACTGGGGCAAGACAGGTCCCTTTTCGAGGATGTGGTCGCTACCTTGAGCCCGGGCCGCAGCTGAGGCGTCGCGTTAGC
This window contains:
- a CDS encoding SAVED domain-containing protein, with amino-acid sequence MTLAVKAHLPLAVALGHAFARPTGCTIRLHRRDGDDWVACAVHMSENDLIREEALKGPVQARVASLEASISRDVEAGVLAFVRQGNRYRHRLTLKPVGGPSRSAVDGSDTADSWAHQIGATLVTLADRSDIDRADLFLAAPVEVAVLVGSWTNAVGEVLLMDWGKTGPFSRMWSLP
- a CDS encoding DUF6131 family protein; the protein is MIVLGVILIVLGILLNIGILYTIGAVLAVVGVILWLLGAMGRQVGPRGHYW